From a single Streptomyces sp. NBC_01264 genomic region:
- a CDS encoding DoxX family protein — protein sequence MAHLSTWQAKLTATDAPAATVLIRLYVGAVFLFEGIQKFLYPDQLGTGRFDKVGIPAPGFLAPLDGAFEIACGALILAGLLTRLATLPMIVNMLGALLITKLPILWGDALLFDAKSGWWDFIHESRTDLAQLCGSLFLLIVGAGAYSVDAHLHRTDGRHRADRCGARASLTRCSAHGHVDQLSLCGGEFPPSAARVTQVT from the coding sequence ATGGCACACCTCAGCACCTGGCAGGCGAAGCTGACCGCCACCGACGCGCCCGCCGCGACGGTTCTCATCCGCCTGTACGTCGGCGCGGTCTTCCTCTTCGAGGGCATCCAGAAATTCCTCTACCCCGACCAGCTGGGCACGGGACGCTTCGACAAGGTCGGCATTCCCGCGCCCGGATTCCTCGCCCCCCTGGACGGCGCCTTCGAGATCGCCTGCGGCGCCCTGATCCTGGCCGGGCTACTCACCCGGCTCGCGACGCTCCCGATGATCGTGAACATGCTCGGCGCGCTGCTGATCACCAAGCTGCCGATCCTCTGGGGCGACGCCCTGCTCTTCGACGCGAAGTCGGGCTGGTGGGACTTCATCCACGAATCCCGGACCGATCTCGCCCAACTGTGCGGCAGTCTCTTCCTGCTCATCGTCGGAGCGGGCGCGTACTCGGTGGACGCCCACCTCCACCGGACGGACGGACGGCACCGCGCCGACCGATGTGGAGCCCGCGCGTCGTTGACCAGATGCAGCGCCCATGGGCATGTGGATCAACTGTCGCTTTGTGGAGGCGAATTCCCTCCATCAGCAGCGAGAGTGACGCAGGTCACGTGA
- a CDS encoding helix-turn-helix domain-containing protein → MEFLSVKQAAALLGVDDSRVRQLLHDGKLQGQRVGGRWLVAGDSVRDRKDRGPRSRRPLSARNAWGVLAVLDGHQPVGLSDAEKSRVRMRLRNLLAHGQLAPDLLQELLAARAEVRSYRVHSGVLPVLLAAQDVVRGGASAAAQAGADYVALGRAEIYVHPDRLDKLEAEFGMVRDEGRGNVSVRIPPAEMWPFLTSRSETPGQGRDVPASVVAADLLDRHEGRADAAAAGLLESLLARYAQPRKV, encoded by the coding sequence ATGGAATTTCTGTCGGTGAAACAGGCTGCGGCCCTGCTCGGGGTGGACGACTCCCGTGTTCGTCAGTTGCTGCATGACGGAAAGCTCCAAGGGCAACGAGTCGGAGGTCGTTGGCTGGTCGCAGGGGACAGCGTCCGGGATCGCAAGGACCGTGGCCCTCGTTCGCGGAGACCGCTGTCGGCCCGCAATGCCTGGGGCGTTCTGGCGGTGCTGGACGGCCATCAGCCGGTGGGTCTGTCCGATGCCGAGAAGTCCCGGGTGCGGATGCGGTTGCGGAATCTCCTTGCCCACGGGCAACTGGCGCCGGACCTGCTCCAGGAGCTTCTTGCTGCCCGCGCCGAGGTTCGCTCGTACCGCGTTCATTCAGGCGTACTGCCGGTTCTGCTCGCCGCTCAGGATGTGGTGAGGGGGGGAGCGAGCGCCGCGGCGCAGGCGGGGGCGGACTACGTCGCTCTCGGGCGTGCGGAGATCTACGTACATCCCGACAGGCTTGACAAGCTGGAAGCCGAGTTCGGCATGGTCCGTGACGAAGGGCGGGGCAATGTCTCGGTCCGAATCCCCCCGGCGGAGATGTGGCCGTTCCTGACCTCAAGGTCTGAAACGCCCGGGCAGGGCCGTGACGTCCCCGCCTCAGTGGTGGCGGCCGACTTGCTGGACCGCCATGAGGGCCGAGCCGACGCTGCCGCAGCCGGGTTGCTTGAGTCTCTGCTGGCTCGCTACGCGCAGCCTCGGAAGGTGTGA
- the dcd gene encoding dCTP deaminase — MLLSDKDIRAEIDSGRVRIDPFDESMVQPSSIDVRLDRFFRVFENHRYAHIDPAVEQSDLTRMVEPEGDEAFILHPGEFVLASTYEVISLPDDIASRLEGKSSLGRLGLVTHSTAGFIDPGFSGHVTLELSNLATLPIKLWPGMKIGQLCLFRLSSPAEFPYGSERYGSRYQGQRGPTASRSFQNFHRTQVRHEA; from the coding sequence GTGCTTCTCTCTGATAAAGACATCCGGGCCGAGATCGACAGCGGACGGGTTCGCATCGACCCCTTCGACGAGTCGATGGTGCAGCCCTCCAGTATCGATGTACGTCTCGACCGGTTCTTCCGGGTCTTCGAGAATCACCGGTACGCGCACATCGATCCCGCGGTCGAGCAGTCCGACCTGACCCGGATGGTCGAGCCCGAGGGTGACGAGGCGTTCATCCTCCACCCGGGTGAGTTCGTCCTCGCGTCGACCTACGAGGTCATCTCGCTGCCCGACGACATCGCCTCCAGACTGGAGGGGAAGTCCAGCCTCGGACGGCTGGGGCTGGTCACCCATTCGACCGCCGGGTTCATCGACCCGGGTTTCTCCGGGCACGTGACGCTGGAGCTGTCGAACCTCGCCACGCTGCCGATCAAGCTCTGGCCGGGTATGAAGATCGGACAGCTGTGTCTGTTCCGGCTCAGCTCGCCCGCGGAGTTCCCGTACGGGAGCGAGAGGTACGGATCGCGGTACCAGGGCCAGCGCGGCCCGACGGCCTCGCGGTCCTTCCAGAACTTCCACCGGACCCAGGTGAGGCACGAGGCATGA
- a CDS encoding phosphoribosyltransferase: MSDGVSEGVSRGVRENLDYEGFGRAVRELAQTIADDGYEPDIILSIARGGVFVAGGLAYALDCKNIHLVNVEFYTGVGTTLEMPVMLAPVPEAIDFTDKKVLIADDVADTGKTLKLVHDFCLGHVAEVRSAVIYEKSHSLVKCEYVWKKTDEWIEFPWSTQPPVVKREGQVLDA; this comes from the coding sequence ATGAGTGACGGAGTGAGTGAGGGAGTGAGCCGCGGAGTGCGCGAGAACCTTGATTACGAGGGATTCGGGCGGGCCGTGCGCGAGCTGGCGCAGACCATCGCCGACGACGGCTACGAGCCCGACATCATCCTGAGCATCGCCCGCGGCGGCGTCTTCGTCGCCGGTGGTCTGGCGTACGCGCTCGACTGCAAGAACATTCACCTGGTGAATGTCGAGTTCTACACCGGGGTGGGGACCACCCTGGAGATGCCGGTCATGCTGGCTCCCGTGCCCGAGGCGATCGATTTCACCGACAAGAAGGTGCTGATCGCCGACGACGTCGCCGACACCGGCAAGACGCTCAAGCTGGTGCACGACTTCTGCCTCGGGCACGTCGCCGAGGTCCGGTCCGCCGTGATCTACGAGAAGTCCCACTCGCTCGTGAAGTGCGAGTACGTGTGGAAGAAGACCGACGAGTGGATCGAGTTCCCGTGGTCGACGCAGCCGCCCGTCGTGAAGCGTGAGGGGCAGGTTCTCGACGCCTGA
- a CDS encoding Yip1 family protein, which produces MAGFRIGRGRDNNRTPQQPPRQQPYGQQQAPQAPPPYGQQPYPPQQWPQQGAPGDQGEPEYFDPHGGHGGQGQGQGQGQGQGQGHDHGYGYGRPPAQGAGGPGDSPGYTQAFAIGEDPYSYNQGATYQAGAQAAGPTGPRLPWKELLRGIVTRPGQTFLQMRDYAVWGPALILTFLYGTLAVFGLDDARKDVIDSPFSQAVPIVLSAGVAFVICGLILGAVTHTLARQLGGDGAWQPTVGLSMLVVSLTDVPRLLFAMFLSGDNMLVQILGWATWVAAGALFVSLISKSHDLPWPKALGASAIQLIALLSIIKLGTI; this is translated from the coding sequence GTGGCTGGATTCAGGATCGGACGCGGCCGGGACAACAACCGCACCCCGCAACAACCTCCGCGGCAGCAGCCGTACGGTCAGCAGCAGGCGCCCCAGGCGCCGCCGCCGTACGGCCAGCAGCCCTACCCACCCCAGCAGTGGCCTCAGCAGGGCGCCCCCGGGGACCAGGGCGAGCCCGAATACTTCGACCCGCACGGCGGCCACGGCGGCCAGGGTCAAGGCCAGGGCCAGGGCCAGGGCCAGGGGCAGGGGCACGACCACGGATACGGCTACGGCCGTCCCCCCGCCCAGGGAGCCGGCGGCCCGGGCGACTCACCGGGGTACACGCAGGCCTTCGCCATCGGCGAGGACCCGTACTCGTACAACCAGGGCGCGACCTACCAGGCGGGCGCCCAGGCCGCCGGCCCCACCGGGCCGCGGCTGCCGTGGAAGGAGCTGCTCCGCGGCATCGTGACCCGCCCGGGCCAGACCTTCCTGCAGATGCGCGACTACGCCGTCTGGGGGCCGGCGCTGATCTTGACCTTCCTCTACGGCACGCTCGCGGTCTTCGGCCTCGACGACGCCCGCAAGGACGTCATCGACAGCCCCTTCTCCCAGGCCGTACCGATCGTCCTCTCGGCGGGCGTGGCCTTCGTGATCTGCGGCCTGATCCTCGGAGCCGTCACCCACACCCTGGCCCGCCAGCTGGGCGGCGACGGGGCCTGGCAGCCGACGGTGGGCCTGTCGATGCTGGTCGTGAGTCTGACGGACGTACCGCGCCTGCTGTTCGCCATGTTCCTGAGCGGCGACAACATGCTCGTCCAGATCCTGGGCTGGGCCACCTGGGTGGCGGCCGGGGCGCTCTTCGTCTCCCTGATCAGCAAATCGCACGACCTGCCGTGGCCGAAGGCCCTGGGCGCGTCGGCGATCCAGCTGATCGCCCTGCTGTCGATCATCAAGCTGGGCACGATCTAG